One Gossypium hirsutum isolate 1008001.06 chromosome A11, Gossypium_hirsutum_v2.1, whole genome shotgun sequence genomic window carries:
- the LOC107891113 gene encoding cyclic dof factor 2 has translation MKGGDPAFKLFGRKIPMPQSQIHAGDTTIVEIETSQSNTCQSITVENDTEECRTSLKSNGIRMNCIVKDEQVETNGTNQEKVFKKPDKILPCPRCNSFDTKFCYFNNYNVNQPRHFCKNCQRYWTAGGTMRNVPIGAGRRKNKHLASQYRQIIASSGGVPVTRIENPDSTTQQLLSPGETTTAMGNGTVLKFGAEAPLCESMETVLSLGDQKRCVETSTVSSGEIREEPSLCGSSITPCGMPGNVMQKERIGSAGPNELNTKHPTQCYPVSPCIFPWNTGPSNIASMATGQCSSEHIGAPNGTTSNTVQWCPAPMVAVPGFCPSNIQLQFVPAYWGCIPLWASGGGNVSISNSSGCLSPSSSTSNSCGSGNGLPTLGKHYREANVVEEEQSEKCILVPKTLRIDNPNEASRSPIWATLGIKPGQKDPLRGGKIFNAFESKAEGKDHVSDGSYILEANPAALSRSHTFQEST, from the exons ATGAAGGGTGGAGATCCAGCTTTCAAGCTCTTTGGAAGGAAGATTCCTATGCCTCAATCTCAGATTCATGCTGGG GATACGACCATCGTCGAAATCGAAACTTCTCAGTCGAACACATGTCAGTCCATTACGGTAGAAAATGATACGGAAGAATGCCGGACTTCTTTGAAATCCAACGGGATACGAATGAACTGTATTGTAAAAGATGAACAGGTAGAGACAAATGGTACAAACCAAGAGAAAGTTTTTAAGAAACCAGACAAGATCCTTCCATGTCCACGATGCAACAGCTTTGACACAAAATTCTGTTATTTCAATAACTACAATGTCAACCAACCTCGGCACTTCTGCAAGAACTGCCAGAGATATTGGACCGCTGGTGGAACAATGAGAAATGTTCCTATAGGTGCTGGGCGGAGGAAGAACAAGCACTTGGCCTCTCAATACCGACAGATAATAGCTTCTTCTGGCGGCGTACCAGTGACTCGGATAGAAAACCCCGACTCTACGACTCAACAGCTTCTATCTCCGGGGGAAACTACAACTGCCATGGGAAATGGAACAGTTCTAAAATTTGGTGCAGAAGCACCTCTTTGTGAATCCATGGAGACAGTGCTTAGCCTTGGGGACCAGAAGAGATGTGTTGAGACCAGTACAGTCAGTTCAGGAGAAATAAGAGAAGAACCTTCCTTGTGTGGGTCTTCCATAACGCCATGCGGCATGCCTGGAAATGTCATGCAAAAAGAGAGAATAGGTTCAGCAGGACCTAATGAGCTGAACACAAAGCATCCAACACAATGTTATCCTGTTTCTCCTTGTATTTTTCCTTGGAATACAGGCCCAAGTAATATAGCTTCAATGGCCACTGGTCAATGTTCGTCTGAACATATTGGTGCACCAAACGGCACTACTTCGAATACAGTTCAATGGTGCCCTGCGCCAATGGTGGCAGTTCCGGGATTTTGCCCGTCAAACATTCAATTACAGTTTGTGCCTGCTTATTGGGGTTGCATTCCTCTATGGGCTTCCGGTGGAGGAAATGTCTCTATCAGTAATTCCAGTGGTTGCCTATCTCCATCGTCCTCTACTAGCAACAGTTGTGGCTCGGGCAATGGCTTACCGACACTAGGCAAACATTACAGAGAAGCTAATGTTGTCGAAGAGGAGCAATCAGAGAAGTGCATTCTGGTCCCCAAAACGCTAAGAATTGACAATCCAAATGAAGCTTCAAGGAGTCCCATATGGGCTACATTAGGTATTAAACCTGGCCAGAAGGATCCTTTACGAGGAGGTAAAATTTTCAACGCCTTCGAATCTAAAGCAGAAGGCAAAGATCATGTATCAGATGGCAGCTATATTTTGGAAGCAAACCCTGCAGCCCTTTCTCGTTCACACACATTCCAGGAGAGCACATAA